ATCAGCTCGTGGCGCACAGCGGGAAACGGTTTATCATGCATCGCTTGTTCGTAACACGTTCGTGCTAAAGCACGCACAAGCCCCGCCACCATTACCGCTTCGTCCACTGTCTGGCAGACATCCGTGACTCGAAACTCTACTGTCGGGAAGCGCTCTGACATACGCACGTCCCAGTAAATCTTCGTCGCCTCCTCTACACTTTTCGTCTCCACCAGAGCTTTTACAATCGCTTCGTACTCGGCTATTGACTCAAAAATGAGCGGCGGTCCGGATAGGGGCCATCGGCTCCAAATCTCGGTACGATAACTTGCATAGCCTGTATCCGTACCCAACCAGAAAGGTGAGGATGCCGACAGCGCCAGGAGTGGGGAGAGCCACACACGGGAACGGTTCATCACCTGGATGGCTAATTCGCGATCGCTTATTCCCACATGCACATGACAGCCAAAGATGACCAGCTCGCGTGTAAGTTGTTGATAATCTCGCATCAACGTGACATAACGTTCTTTGGATGTGATCTGCTGTTCATCCCAGTGCGAGAACGGGTGCGTCCCGGCAGCCGCGATTTGGTTTCCGTCTTTTTCGGCTGCCGCAATCACTTCCCGCCGCAAACGGACTAGCTCAGAACGCACCTCTGCTAGTGTTTTACAGATTGGTGTACCAATTTCAATTTGCGATCGCTGAGCTTCCGGCTGCACTTCTTCACCCAGTGCTTTCTGGGCTAGAGGGAGAACTTTTTCTACACGCGAACACAACTCACGCGTCACGGGGTTGATAATTTGATATTCTTCTTCGACACCAATGGTGAATTCTTCAGTCTGGGATGACATGCCTGGTGTCTCCTTTGCTTAGAAAGCGAACCCTGTCTACCGGGAGCCGCAACTCTTGTGTCAATGGCAGCTATCCTACCCTCGAATTCTCCACGGCTTCCTTATGCTTAAGTTAATCGCTACTACAGAGCATTCACATATACCGGATGACATAAAGCGAGATCGCTTTTAGGGCGGAAGCACTTACTCAACTGATAACCTGATTGGAAGTGAAGTTCGTTCACCCCCATGAACTCAGAACATCCTGCATCTAGAGCCTTACTCGCCTTCCTTGAATCAGAACTATCTCAGAATCGCGCTCTTGGCGATTACCAAACCATGCTGAGGGCGCTATGGAACAAACGAGAAAATCCCGCCTTAACTCAGACTCCAACAAAATTGCCAGTGGGGTATCGGAGTCTTGCTGTACGAGAGTATGTGCGCCAAAACTTCGGCGCTTTACTGCCGTACTGGGGGCCAACTGCCATTCGGGGCGATCTAACCGAGAAGAAAGCGCATATCAGTACTTTTATTAGCCTTGTCAACGAATTACCTAACGATGCTGCTGAAATTAATAGAGTATTCGAGTCGGCTGCGAAAAGGGTGGCAGATCACATTAATGCCAAGTCTCCCATTATCCAATTACCAACGGCTGGTAAACCGCAACAGATATTGACCCAGTTGCTTGCTACAAAAAGCCGAGGCAGAGTTCAGCAAGGCGTCGTATATGCACTGCTAAAATTTTTATACGATGGAGTTCCTAATATCACCGTGCGTACAAAAGCAGTATTTGCTGGCGACGCCCAAAGCGGACCAAGAGGTGATGTTGAGGTAATTGAAAATGACGGTAAAATTCGGTCGGTATTCGAGGTTAAAGCTCAACGGCTTAATCTATCTATTTATGAAGAAGTTGTCCGCACCCATAGCGTCACTGGAGAGCGCGATTACCCGGTTTTTATTCTGGCTGATAATTTTCAAGCTGATTTGTTTGAAGAATACCAAGACGTTTTTATTATCAGGCTTCGAGACTTCTGTCTCACTATCTTGGCAGAGATTGTTTCATCCAAGGGCTTGTCCTCGGATGAATCAATTCGCCGTGTATTAGACGTTTACAACAGCGATTTTTGCGACCTGATTCAACAAGACAGAACGCTGCGAGTTGACTACTAAATGGCGCTTGATTTCGTGACCAACCCAAGCGACAACAGGCACTGCAACAGCATCCCCAAAAGCATAGCGACCAACGCTCTGGTTTTCTGGAATCCAAAAGCTATCTTCGACTCCTTGAAGGCGTCCATACTCTCGCGCTGTCATATATCGCATTTTGATTTGAACGGGTGACACAACGATGAGAATTTGCCGACTGCTACCACCCGATCCAGTTCGCAAGCAACCAGCAATTCCGTCGTCTCGTGTCTCCAGGCAAACTAAACCTTTACGCATCCGGCGGTAAGCCGTTAAGTACACAGTTTTTCCGCTTGTTCGCGCCAATTGCTTTGCGTTCTCTAAGCGCTTTTTGCTGTTGTCCCTGATGTAGGATAACTCTCGTATCAGCTCAGTATCCTTAAACCACTTCTGGTGGTCGTTTGTCTCCACTAAGTCGGCTAAAATTGTCTTCCTTGTTGGTAAGGGCGATAGCTCCAAAAAGTTCCAAGATAAATCTGGGTTAGCGATAATCAGCTTTTGAACAGCTAGCGGACGGCAAGGATGCTGGAAATAAACACTGTGATTATCCTCCAGGGTCTGAGTTACTCTTCTAGATTCAGATGTGTTCAAACCGATAATGAAAACACGCGGACGGCTTTGCGGTACGAAGTAGACCGCATTAATAATCAGAACATCACATGAATAGCCTAATTTGTTAAGTGAAAAAATAACTTCTCGAATATCCTTTCCGTTACCTGAGTTCAAAAGACCAGTAACGTTCTCGATCAATACTGCTTGCGGCAGTCGTTTCTCAGTGGCAAGCTCATTTAGGATACGAATGAATTTAAAGAAGGTGGTGCTGCGATCGCCTGTCAAACCTTGACGGTTGCCTGCTAAGGACAAGTCTTGGCAAGGAAATGAGGCTGTTACCAGCGTGACATCTGGAATATTACTGCCGTGAAGATTGGCTATATCGTCAATCTGAAGGTGAACATTGCCGAAGTTTTTGGCGTATATTTCACCTTTAACTTGATTAATATCATTGGCAAACACGCAGTTAAAGCCAACCTGCTCAAGCCCCTTACGCACTAAACCTATGCCTGCAAAAAATTCAGCAAATTGCAGGTGGTTTTGACGGGTGGCTGATTGCAAAGTTTCAATCACTAGGAAATCTTCTGCTCGGTTTCCATACAGTATCACAAGCGCCATCAACTGCTCACTTGACTAAAGCAGTTGTCACAAAGATTCTGGCTCATCTTTGTTTATCCTCTTTGTTCAGAGACGATAACTTCATGCGCCGACTCTCGCGAGAAATGGGCACCAAGGCTGGGGCTTGACTTTCAGGCTTACTTTCTTTCAAACTGACAACGACCTGTGAAAGTTGTGCGATCGCAGGAGCCTCAAATACACTACGCAAAGGTAACTCTACCCCAAAAGCATCGCGCACCCTAGAAACAAGCTGAGTCGCCAGTAAGGAATGCCCCCCTAATTCAAAGAAATTGTCGTGGATACCCACCCGCTTCAATCCCAAAACAGAAGCAAAAATTTTCACTAGCACTTCCTCAACAGCCGTCCGAGGCGCAACATAACTTCCTGCTAATTCTGATTTAATCGGCTCAGGTGTCGGTAAGGCTCGTCGGTCTACTTTACCATTCGGCGTCAGTGGCAACGCCTCCAGCACCACAAAAGCGGAAGGCACCATGTACTCAGGCAGCTTTTGCGCGAGATAAGCCTGTAACTGCGGCACCAACTTCCGCATTGCCTTCGCTTGCAAGGGATTATTGGCATAGGATTCCCACGGACGTAACTGTTCCTCTGGGTGGGATGGGGAGATGAGGGGCGAATTTTCCCACTCTTCCTGTTTCCTCGTGTGACAGCTTACAAATAGAACATCGTAGCGTCCTTCCGTACCGGAATCAGACCAGCGTATATCAACGCTGTAGGGTAATTCTTGACCCATCGCCCGCCAATCCTCTGGTTCCACTCCCCAATCTGGGAGTTCGCGCAATGCTCTGTGAAACTGAGCTACTGTTTTAAATTCTTCTGCACCGGAGAGCCATTGTGCCGCCTTAACGGCTGTCATCACCCGCGCATTAGGGATATGAGTAATGCCTAATATCTCTGGTTGGTTTTCCACTAATAACTGATGTACAGCAGATACGGTTAAGTTATTTTCGTACCAGTCTAGCCACTCAATAGAATCCCTCCCCAGCCCTCCCCGCAACGGGGAGGGAGCCGGAGTCTTCTGACTTTCTGGTGTTTCGGGAGGATTGAGCTGGAGTTTTAGGGAGGAGGTTTTTCTAGAATTTGTTTCAGTCCCAATATGAAGAATCACATTGTACCGAAACTGAGTCATCTCATTTTGCGCTCGGCCCCGCATTAACTGAAGTTGTACATCGCTAATTTGGGGAAAATTCTGTTTTAATGCCTTGAAGAAAGCGGGATCAATCACTAATTCCGTCTCTTGGAACACTTGCATTTGTACCTGTTGCTGCAACTGTTCGCGGGTGAGAGAAGATTCTGCTTGATGCAGTTGCACGCCGGCATGAAACGCTGATAACAAGGGGAGACTCCGCACATCGCCAATGAAGATAAAGCCACCGGGAGCTAACACCTTCACAGCACCTTCCAGGACATTCATCAGATAGTCAATACTGGGAAAATATTGGACAACAGAGTTCAAAATCACCGCATCAAAGGCTGCTGCCTCCACTCCCTCAAAGTCAGTTGCCATCCTCTGAAGTAGCCTTACTTGGGGTAGGGGTACGGCATGTTCCCTGACATGGTGTTGGATATACTCAAGTGACGCCCGTGAGAAATCCGTTGCCCAATATTGAGTGCAGTGAGGGGCAATTTGGTATAATAATAAACCCGTGCCGCACCCAATTTCTAGCACTCGCTTTGGTTGTAAAGCCAGAATCTGCGCGGATTGGTTGTTCACCCATTCACGCATCTGCTCTGCTGGAATCGGTTGACCGGTGTAGCTGCTATTCCAACCTACAATGTTGAATGTTGAGTCGGCCTCAGCCGTCGATTGCTCATAAGTCTCGTTGTACAGCATCTGCCATTGCAACACTTGTTCATCCTGCAATTGGCTTTCTTGGGTCTGCTGTTGAATATCTTCAGCCTTGAGTACAACATAAGCCACTAAACGCTTTTCCTCTGCATCTTCACGAGTGGTCACTACGTTTTGTTGCACGGCTGGATGCTGAGTTAAGACTGACTCAATTTCACCTAATTCGATGCGATAACCGCGAATCTTGACTTGCTCATCGAGGCGACCTACAAATTGAATATTACCATTGGGTTGATAGCGAACTAAATCGCCTGTTTTATAAAGACGATATTCTGAGTTATGGCTAAAAGGATGAGGAATAAATCGTTCAATTGTTAAATCGGAATGATTGAGATAACCTCGCGCCAGTCCATCACCACTAATGTACAATTCACCCATAACGCCAATCGGTACAGGGTGTAAATATTGATCCAAAACGTAAATTTGTGTGTTGGCAATGGGGCGACCCAATACAGGTATTACGGGCATATTGCCATACGCCCCCACTGTCTCTTTAACAGGAACAATGCCGGATGTGGCAACAACTGTAGCCTCCGTAGGGCCATAGTTATTCACAACCTGAAAGGGGTGGGAAGCGGAAGGATAATGATGAAGCTTGTCTCCTCCTGTGAGTAAGAGTCGTAAAGCGGTATTATTCAACCCATCTAATAACAGAAATTTCTCGGCTAAAGGGGTTGGTAAAAAACTAATTGTGATGGCTTGGGATACGAATTCATCCCGTAATCGCTCAGGGGAGCGTCGAATTTCTTCATTCGGAAAATAAATACTCGCGCCTATGCTGAGATAAGGCCAAATTTCCCACCCACAAGCATCAAACGCAAATCCTGCAATCTGGGTGGCTCGATCAATTGCTGAAATGGCAAATGCTTGTTGATGCCAAAAGACCAGATTTAACAATCCACGATGTTCAATTTGAACTCCTTTCGGCTTGCCTGTGGTGCCAGAAGTGTAAATAACATAAACGAGGTTATTTAATGTAACGCGGTGGGTTAGATTATCTGCATTTTCTTGGGCAATCCTTTCCCTATCTGTGTCGAAACAAATAACTTGTGGCTGATTCTTGCCAATCCGCTCAACCCACTGCTGCTGAGTTAATAAAACTGGCAATTGGGCATCTTCTAGCATCACGCTCAATCGCTCAGCCGGATAGCTAGGGTCTAAAGGTAAATAAGCTCCTCCTGCCTTGAGAATGCCTAATATCCCGACAACCATTTCTGGTGAATGATCTAGACAAAGTCCGACTAAAACCTCCGCCCCAACCCCTTGTTTTTGTAGGTAATGAGCTAGCTGATTACTCCGATTATTCAACTCCCGATAACTGATTTCTTGGTCTGCAAAAACCAAGGCTACAGCATCAGGTGTTTTTTCGACTTGAGCTTCAAATAATTGATGAACGCATCTATCTTTGGGATACTCTATTTGAGTATTATTCCATTCCACTAATAATTGATGCCACTCCGCTTCATTTAATAGCGGTAAGTCTGCCAGTCGCTGTTCGGAATTGGCAACAATACCCTCTAGCAAGGTTTGGAAATGGCCTAGCATTCGGGTAATCGTGGCTGCATCAAATAAATCAGTGCTATACACCACAAAACCACTGATGCCTTCTGAGGTATTAGCTCCTAGACCCTGATTTGGCTTTCGCTCCCACAGATGAAATTCCAAATCAAATCGCGTTGTTCCTGTATCCACAAATTGCAGTGGGCTTAGGGTTAATCCGGGTAACTCTAGGGTTTCCATGGGTGCATTTTGCAGGGCAAACACCACTTGAAATAGGGGATTTTGGTTTAAACTCCGCTCCGGATGCAGTTCTTCCACCAACTTTTCAAAAGGTAAGTCTTGGTGAGCATACGCTCCTAGTGCCACTTCTCGCACTCGACTCAACAATTCCCGAAAGGTGGGGTTACCGGTTAGGTCAGTCCGCAACACTAAGCTATTCACAAAAAAGCCAATTAACCCTTCAATTTCACTCCGGTTACGATTGGCAATGGGCGAACCTACAGCAATATCTTCCTGTTGCGTGTAGCGATAGAGTAAGGTTTGAAACGCCGCCAATAAAGTCATGAACAAGGTGACTCCTTCCCGTTGGCTCAAGGCTTCGAGTGCCTCGCTCAGATTTTTCGGTAATTGCAGAAATTGCGTCGCACCTTGGTAAGTTTGCACTGCGGGTTTTGGTCGGTCACTCGGCATATTTAGCACAGAAATGCCGTCTAACTGCTGCCGCCAATAAGCCAGTTGAGTGGCTAAGATTTCCCCTTGCAAGCATTCACGTTGCCAGTAGGCAAAGTCTACATACTGAATGGGTAATTCAGGCAGGATGAAGGATGACGAAGAGTTGGTTTGACCTTCCCTCTCTAGATAGGCACTGTAGAGTGCGGCTATTTCCCGAATCAGCACCCCCATCGACCAACCATCGGAGACAATGTGGTGCAAAATCATCAATAGCACATACTCGGCTTCATCCAATTGCAGTACTGTTACTCGCAGCAGTGGACTTTTGGATAAATCGAAAGGGCGCTGAGCTTCTTGGGTGATTCGTCGTCGTACTTCATTCTCGCGTTCGGTTTGGGGGTGCGATCGCAAATCGATTACAGGTAAGGATAAGGTTAAGGTGGGTGCGACTACCTGAACCGGTTGCCCTTGCACCGTGACAAAAGTAGTGCGTAACGCTTCGTGACGCCGCACAATTTCGTTAAATGTCTCCTCCAGCGCTGCTAAATTGAGCGAACCGCTGAGACGTACTGCGGCTGGGGTGTTATAGAAGGCATTGTTAGGGACTAACTGGTCGAGAAACCAAAGTCGCTGTTGAGCAAAGGAGAGGGGAAGCGTGCCTTCCCGCGAGATGGGAACAAGGGGGGTAGAAGAGTTGCTGCTAGTACGATTAGCGGCTCTTAGAAATGTAATAATTTCTGCTTTATGCTTTTGTATTTCTGCACGAATTTCTGGTGTTAGAGTTCCTTCAGGGGCGTTGCAGCGCAGGCGGTCACTCTCAACAAAAACCTGAATGTCTAAGCCACGAAGGTAAGATAAGAACTCAACTGTTTTCAAAACTAAATCTCACTCACTAGCAAGATAACTTGCCACTTCCAGAAAACTTAGTCATCCTCCATGAGGAAGAAGCTATTTACGGCTCCCTCTTGAGGCTTTTGCCCATCAACCAGGATGCGATCGCTTACTCCTCTTCCAGCTTTACCTCTCCGCCGCAAGAAGGCTCCCGTCATAATCTCCGATTTGGCGGGGAGATGAATTGCGGTCAGGATATATGGTATGATTACGCTAATTATACCAGCGTAATCATGCTTGTATTTGAGGCAAAACTTGAGGGACAAAAAGGGCAGTATGAGCGGCTTGATGAAGCTATTCGTACTGCTCGTTTTGTTCGTAATAGCTGCATCAGATACTGGATGGACAACAAGGGAACTGGCAAATACGAACTGAGTGCGTATTGCGCTGTTCTTGGTAAAGAGTTCCCTTGGGCTAGCAAACTCAACTCCCAGGCTCGACAAGCATCGGCTGAACGAGCTTGGTCTGCTATTTCTCGCTTCTACGACAACTGTAAGAGAGGTAAGCCAGGAAAGAAGGGGTTCCCACGCTTTAAGAAGCATCAAACTCACGGCTCTGTTGAATACAAAACAACAGGTTGGAAGCTGTCGGAGGATAGACGAACTATCACTTTTAGTGATGGGTTTGAAGCTGGAAGCTTTAAGATGTGGGGTACTCGTGACTTGCATTTTTACCAGTTGAAGCAGATTAAGCGCGTTCGGGTTGTTCGTCGCGCTGACGGGTACTATGTTCAGTTTTGCCTTGATGTTGAACGGGTGGAGAAGCGGGAACCAACAGGGAAGACCATTGGGTTGGATGTTGGGTTGACTCATTTCTACACTGATTCTGATGGGCAAACAATTGACAATCCTCGGCACTTGAGGAAGTCCGAGAAAGCACTCAAGCGTCTTAGCCGTCAGATGTCTAGAACTCAGAAGGGTTCTAACAACAGGGCTAAGAAAAGAAATCGCTTGAGCAGAAAGCACCTCAAGGTAAGTAGGCAGCGTAAAGATTTTGCTGTGAAATTGGCAAGATGCGTTATCCAGTCTAACGACTTGGTTGCCTACGAGGACTTGATGGTGCGGAATATGGTCAGAAATCGAAAACTGGCTAAGTCCATTTCTGATGCTGCATGGTCTAACTTCCGTAACTGGTTGGAATATTTCGGCAAGGTGTTTGGGGTGGCGACCGTTGCTGTCCCTCCCTACAACACCAGCCAGGACTGTTCTAGCTGTGGGGAAGAAGTTAAGAAGTCTTTGAGTACAAGAACTCATCAATGTCAGCATTGTGGGTTTGTTTTAGACAGAGACTGGAACGCAGCTATCAACATACTTGAAATTGCACTTCGTACCGTGGGGCACACGGGAACTAACGCCTCTGGAGACATCGACCTCTACTTAGGTGAGGAAATCCTCACTAAAGCTCCGGCTCTAAGCAAGCCGAGTCGAAGAAAGAGGAAAGCCAAGAAGTAATTCTTGGAATCCCCCACTATATTGCGTTAGCAATTAGCGGTAGGAGGATGTCAAACTATGAACGAATAGTACAAAGTCGTTTGGCAGAAGGATGCTTGACTTAGCCAAAATCGAAGCGATTGCGAAATCCTACTCTCCTCAAGAACTCTTTGCGGCACTGGTTTGGCAACGTCAGTTCAATGAGTTTGATGGCGAGGAAGTGATTACTGACCTTTCTAACCATCCTTCTTTATGGGCTAGCTTTCTGTTTACCAAACCCATCTTTGCACCCGATGAAAATGGTCTGAGCTTTGGTGGCGTAATCGATACACTTCTGGCAATGGCAAACTATCGTCCTATGCCTGAGACGAGCATCATCCATTTCATCCCCTATCCTGCGGATACGCTATACATCCTGACAGAGAACCAGGACACAGCCGTGTCTCAGCTTTTGGACTTGGGCAAAAAGTGGCGGGCTGACTCGGTAGAGGTGAGTGATGGTTCAAATGAGGAGTATGGTTTGCGGCTCAAACGTCGATTGAGGGCGCGATTGGAAGGAGCGTTATGGGGTGAGGACGTGCAACAAGACCGCGATGCCGTTGTGATTTCCTACTGGTGGGATTGAAGGATACTGCTGTTTGAAAGAGTAGATTATTAGTGATTGGGGTGATTGCAAGCGCGGTTAGCTGAGAATAGGGCAAGTTATAACCTTTAAAGATGGGTTAGACGTGGGAGCGATCGCCTGCGCTAAGTTGAAATGACAGGAAAAGAAGATACGTTCCCAACAAGTAGAGAGAGTAAGCTAAAAGTATTGACTCAGGCAAGGATAGCCGGAGGTGAACGCCATGCCCCCACTACTGAACAAAACCACCGACCAACGCATTGTTCATCATGGAACGTGGGAACAGTTCAAGTTCATCCAAAAGGGCTTTGATGGTTCTCCTGGGGTGCGGCTGTTTTACTATGATGGGGCGATTGAGATTCTCATGCCCGGACAAGACCACGAAACTTTTGCTCGCGTCATTGGTTACTTAGTAACTACCTTTCTGGTCGAGCAGGGAATCTTCTTTAAGCCCACAGGGGCAATGACTCAGGAAAAATCAGGAGTTGTCTCGGTTCAAGCAGACGAGTCATACTGCATCGGGAGCGTAAAGCCAATTCCAGATTTGTCGATCGAAGTTGTCTTCACCAGTGGTGACATCAGTAAGTTGGAACGCTATAAAGCTTTGGGTGTTCCAGAGGTTTGGTTCTGGGAAGATGGATTGCTGAAGCTCTATCATCTTCAAGGCAATAGCTATGAACCCATTGATCGCAGCCAGCTACCCGGACTCAGTGAACTCGACCTTGATTTGCTCAGACGCTGCATTTTGATGGCGGAGACTGACGCGGGAGAAGCCATTAGAGCATTCCGCAAAGAGATTTAGCGCGATTTGAAGCCAAGAATTCTAGCAGAGGCGCTTCCTATGACGATTCTTTGAAAGTGCGATCTGCGCTAGGCTAACGCCTCGCTAGGCTAACGCAGCAGCGCTTCGCTATCGCGTTTTGACAGGATGAGAGGGTGTAATGGTGTTAGAGGGTCAGCATGAAAGTTAGGGAAGTGATTAAGCTAATAGAAGAGGATGGTTGGTATCTAGCATGAACTAGGGGCAACCATCGTCAGTTCAAGCATCCAACCAAGTCTGGTTTAGTCACAATTGCAGGGAAACCATCTGATGATGCGAACACCTGGCACGTTAAACAGCATCTTGAAGCAAGCTCAACTCAAGGAACACAAGAAAGCAGGAGAAGAAGAGTAATGCGCTATGCGATTGTGATTGAAAAGCTAGAGAGCAACTATTCAGCTTATGTTCCAGATTTGCCTGAATGTGTCGCAACAGGTGCAACGATTGAGGAGATAGAACAACAGATAAAAGAAGCGATCGCTTTTCATTTAGATGGTTTGCGAGAAGAGGGTTTACCCATTCCCGAACCAACTATTCTGTATGAATATGTTGAAGCTTGCTGAAACACTTGCGAAATAACCCTAGAGACTAATGTACCGTCTCAGTCTAATAAGTAGTTAGGTTGCTTTAGTTCTCGGTTAGGAGAGTACTTGCGTGGTATTGGTGATTAGCCAGAAACCAGGTTGTTTAGAATATTTTTTCTACTCCTAGATCTGAAAGTTTAACTGTTTGCACTATCAGCAGTAATTTTATGCCTAATAAAATACATGAGATTTTTGAAGTCTCTGAGGAAGCTCTAAAAAAAGAGGGAGTGTTCAACGGATTTATAGATATTGACTCAAAGTTTTATATTGATCCACATCTTCTTGAATCTACAAAGGTTCCAGAACTTGAGAACTCATACCAGAGCTTCAAAAACCACTTCACAAAAATCATTCATCTTCTACAAAAAATAAAGAGTGATGAAGATAGATTCTTTCGTGCTGCTCACAAAGAATTGATATTTCCAGAATTGCCATTTGTGTCTTTAGGATATTCCACAGAGGGCACGTCAGGTAGTGGCATTGGATCAGGGATAGCTTTAAATCTAACCAAGACAGCTTGGGAAATCGTACAAGCAGGCATAACTGATCCAGTTGTCTTTGAGCTAGTCGGACTTATTGAAGAAAATATTGGCGCAGATCGAATCAGCGACATGACGCTCCACATCATCTATTTAGATTTGCTAGCTTACTCAGAGCGAGTTGCTAAGAATCTCAATTTAAATACTTGTTATAAAAAAGTACGCAATAGGGAATTTTGGCTTCCAACAGTTCCAGGTAGTAGTCCTACCGTATTTATTCCCCACGAAATTCTAAATGATCTTCCCGTTGCGTATGATTTAGGGGATATTGACCGTGTTTGTGCTCATAACGAAGAATTACGTAATCGTGTTAATGAGATTATTGGGGATTCGTGGAAAGATGCCACAGGGAAAAGAAGAAGAAGAATAACGAAACGTGAGTTGAAGCATATTCTCCTCCATTGCCCTGAAGTGCTGCGGGATTTAATTGAACAATACAAGAAAAAAACCGCTTATGACTTTGATAGAGATCCATCGGGGCAGCTTATATGGTACGACATTGCGAAAAAGTATGCCAATCTATTTCCACTCTTGTTAGATGTGGAGAAAGTGACACCTGACAACATTCTTCAGGTGGTTCTCAAGATATGTAATCACTTTAAAGCCTTGGTTGAGGCTAATGGATTAGCTGTACATTTCTGGAATGACTCAAAAAGCTTAAGAAATGAACGCTTTGCACAACTGCTTTTCTTTGGCATAGCAGATGCCTACTGTAATGCTCACAATCTAGATTTAAGTAGAGAACCTAATGCAGGTAGAGGGCCTGTTGACTTCAAAATCTCTAGCGGTTATAACACACGAGTAAATGTTGAGATCAAGTACACCTCAAATGACATCAGCTCAGGTTATAAGAAGCAACTTCCTATATATAATGCTGCTGAACGAACACAATACAGCATTTTTTTGATTATCAAAACCACTGAGTCTACCAAAGCTTTAGACGCTCTAATCAAGTTTAGGCAAAATGAAGTGACTAGTGGTAAGAGAGCACCAGAGATATTTGTTGTTGATGGAAGAATTTATCCCTCTGCAAGTAAAGTAAAGTAGCAGCAGCAACCTCAACTGATGCTTCTCACACCCTACCGTTGACTTAAACTGCCACTCCATCCGATGGCAGGGTGACTCGGCATCAGGAGAAGCGTGAAGCGAAGCTATCGCGCTAGCGAATCGCTCATTCATTCCCTCCCAACTTTTCCAGCAACGCTTGCCACGCCTCAATCTGCTGCTGCAACTGCTGGATGCGATCGCGCTTGCAGGATAAAGGGATGCGATCGCGTCCGACAGGATAACCTCACCCAACAAGCTACAAAGAGTAAGCTAAAAATTAAACAACTTTACTAAAGACAACCGGAATCAGTAAAAGAGTTATGACCCCGCTGAATATTTCGCTTCCTGAGACCATTCAATCGTTTGTCGAGCAACAAGTCGCTAAAGGAGGTTACAGCAATGTATCCGAATACATCCTGCACCTGATTCTCCAAGAACAAGCTAAAGCTGCACGAGTTGAGGCATTATTACTGGAAGGCTTGGATAGTGGCGAACCGATAGAAGTAACCGATGATTGGTGGGAGCAAAAACGCATTCAGTTAATGCAAGGACTTCAACAGACTCAGGAATGCGAATAAATACGACAGTGCTGCGATCGCGTTTTGGCATGAGGTGAGGAGATGCGATCGCATTTGGTATGAGGTGAAGCTGCGATCAGGGATGTTAGGAAGGGCGATCGCAGGAATAATAATGGGTGACAGAAACCGCT
The Microcoleus sp. AS-A8 genome window above contains:
- a CDS encoding transposase, encoding MLVFEAKLEGQKGQYERLDEAIRTARFVRNSCIRYWMDNKGTGKYELSAYCAVLGKEFPWASKLNSQARQASAERAWSAISRFYDNCKRGKPGKKGFPRFKKHQTHGSVEYKTTGWKLSEDRRTITFSDGFEAGSFKMWGTRDLHFYQLKQIKRVRVVRRADGYYVQFCLDVERVEKREPTGKTIGLDVGLTHFYTDSDGQTIDNPRHLRKSEKALKRLSRQMSRTQKGSNNRAKKRNRLSRKHLKVSRQRKDFAVKLARCVIQSNDLVAYEDLMVRNMVRNRKLAKSISDAAWSNFRNWLEYFGKVFGVATVAVPPYNTSQDCSSCGEEVKKSLSTRTHQCQHCGFVLDRDWNAAINILEIALRTVGHTGTNASGDIDLYLGEEILTKAPALSKPSRRKRKAKK
- a CDS encoding Uma2 family endonuclease, yielding MPPLLNKTTDQRIVHHGTWEQFKFIQKGFDGSPGVRLFYYDGAIEILMPGQDHETFARVIGYLVTTFLVEQGIFFKPTGAMTQEKSGVVSVQADESYCIGSVKPIPDLSIEVVFTSGDISKLERYKALGVPEVWFWEDGLLKLYHLQGNSYEPIDRSQLPGLSELDLDLLRRCILMAETDAGEAIRAFRKEI
- a CDS encoding non-ribosomal peptide synthetase yields the protein MKTVEFLSYLRGLDIQVFVESDRLRCNAPEGTLTPEIRAEIQKHKAEIITFLRAANRTSSNSSTPLVPISREGTLPLSFAQQRLWFLDQLVPNNAFYNTPAAVRLSGSLNLAALEETFNEIVRRHEALRTTFVTVQGQPVQVVAPTLTLSLPVIDLRSHPQTERENEVRRRITQEAQRPFDLSKSPLLRVTVLQLDEAEYVLLMILHHIVSDGWSMGVLIREIAALYSAYLEREGQTNSSSSFILPELPIQYVDFAYWQRECLQGEILATQLAYWRQQLDGISVLNMPSDRPKPAVQTYQGATQFLQLPKNLSEALEALSQREGVTLFMTLLAAFQTLLYRYTQQEDIAVGSPIANRNRSEIEGLIGFFVNSLVLRTDLTGNPTFRELLSRVREVALGAYAHQDLPFEKLVEELHPERSLNQNPLFQVVFALQNAPMETLELPGLTLSPLQFVDTGTTRFDLEFHLWERKPNQGLGANTSEGISGFVVYSTDLFDAATITRMLGHFQTLLEGIVANSEQRLADLPLLNEAEWHQLLVEWNNTQIEYPKDRCVHQLFEAQVEKTPDAVALVFADQEISYRELNNRSNQLAHYLQKQGVGAEVLVGLCLDHSPEMVVGILGILKAGGAYLPLDPSYPAERLSVMLEDAQLPVLLTQQQWVERIGKNQPQVICFDTDRERIAQENADNLTHRVTLNNLVYVIYTSGTTGKPKGVQIEHRGLLNLVFWHQQAFAISAIDRATQIAGFAFDACGWEIWPYLSIGASIYFPNEEIRRSPERLRDEFVSQAITISFLPTPLAEKFLLLDGLNNTALRLLLTGGDKLHHYPSASHPFQVVNNYGPTEATVVATSGIVPVKETVGAYGNMPVIPVLGRPIANTQIYVLDQYLHPVPIGVMGELYISGDGLARGYLNHSDLTIERFIPHPFSHNSEYRLYKTGDLVRYQPNGNIQFVGRLDEQVKIRGYRIELGEIESVLTQHPAVQQNVVTTREDAEEKRLVAYVVLKAEDIQQQTQESQLQDEQVLQWQMLYNETYEQSTAEADSTFNIVGWNSSYTGQPIPAEQMREWVNNQSAQILALQPKRVLEIGCGTGLLLYQIAPHCTQYWATDFSRASLEYIQHHVREHAVPLPQVRLLQRMATDFEGVEAAAFDAVILNSVVQYFPSIDYLMNVLEGAVKVLAPGGFIFIGDVRSLPLLSAFHAGVQLHQAESSLTREQLQQQVQMQVFQETELVIDPAFFKALKQNFPQISDVQLQLMRGRAQNEMTQFRYNVILHIGTETNSRKTSSLKLQLNPPETPESQKTPAPSPLRGGLGRDSIEWLDWYENNLTVSAVHQLLVENQPEILGITHIPNARVMTAVKAAQWLSGAEEFKTVAQFHRALRELPDWGVEPEDWRAMGQELPYSVDIRWSDSGTEGRYDVLFVSCHTRKQEEWENSPLISPSHPEEQLRPWESYANNPLQAKAMRKLVPQLQAYLAQKLPEYMVPSAFVVLEALPLTPNGKVDRRALPTPEPIKSELAGSYVAPRTAVEEVLVKIFASVLGLKRVGIHDNFFELGGHSLLATQLVSRVRDAFGVELPLRSVFEAPAIAQLSQVVVSLKESKPESQAPALVPISRESRRMKLSSLNKEDKQR